The Pyrus communis chromosome 8, drPyrComm1.1, whole genome shotgun sequence region GATTAGAATATAGAAAATCCTTCCTGAGGCTGCTTGACCTCAAATCTGTCTTGTGAATTGTATTCAACCAAGCATCATGGTTATTTTCATTATCCAAATCATATCCCTCTGTTTGTTTGTCATGAGGGAGTCACTTGGGTTTATCCCACAATTACAATAACCATTAGACGTTCACTGGGAACCTCTATGTAGTGTCCTTGTTGGGACGTATGTGGTTATTTTCTTTTATGCATATGCGGAGTTCGAGCTTTTATGTATCGCTTTGAAGTGTGGTGATGGCCttgttcttgaacatgttgCCTACTTGTTTTACATATTCTGTACATAATCATCGAACTGGTCCCGTGCTCTTGCCTTTTTACAAAAACAGGATGTCATTATGATTGGAATGCTTTGGCCACATGGCATGTTCCTGAACATAACTGCTTCATTATTTTGCTTAGCTGTTTACGGAAAACTGAAATTTGTATTTCTGTGTTGTCTGTTAAGGGGAGATGCAGGAAGAAATTTAGCCGTTTTAGCACCCCAAATAATTTGATTGAACAAAGTTAGTTCCATTAACTAATGCATCTAAATTGCAGGGAATTTGGGAGAGGATGCAGAACAGCACATATGGCACGAGCATGAAGGTCCTCTCGTTAGGCGGAACTCTTGTTTTACTCCTTTTGGCCTTCTATGTATTTGTTAACGCCCGAAGAAGAACGTCAAAAGTTAAAATATGAATATATCTTGATAGACTGGAAACATCACACCGGTTTAAAATTATTGAGAAACCTGATGGAAAGAAGGTGTCGCATTTGCTTTAGTTTGCATCCTTTGTGTTTGTTTTATGGGGTTTTGTTAATATAGGTTCAATTTATTACGGTGGAGGGTTTTCATTCTTTGGTCATTTACCTTCCACACCGTTGttaattttcatccattgatgTTTTTcgattcattcgatccgacggttaaaaattgaaaatagtgtgtggatagcaccacccatCTTTTAACAACTGATGGCAGCTAACGTTTagcattttctttttatacTCAAAAGATGGGAGCTTGGCTCCTAAAGGTTGGGGAGGAGTTACTCATCAATTTACTTCGTGTTAGTTTCACAGAATTTTGTGtttattataaatcactttgtAAATATCACCTtttactaaaaaattaattagaactAAGTTTGTTAAGTTAATCAATTCGCAAATAGATAAACCGTTCATAATGTTATTAGTTATTACcgtatttgtttgtttttgtataATTTGATGACTAAGAAAGTTGTCTCTAAGTTTAAGTTTATCAACATCTCAAGGGTTACATTATTAACAACAGATAATGTCAAAAAGTAAGCAGTGTTGACATATATGTTTGGATGATGGATTTCAAGTCACGGGATTGAAAGTCAAACTATGAAGAAAATATCACAAAATGTCGTATAGGAGGGTTAGAAAATGCATCATATAAGCACTATAAGGCATATGAGGGGGATAAGTTGAAAGAAGTCATTTGCAAATCCCTTTTATACATATGCCCTTGTAATGTTCTATTGTGCATTTCTTACTTCCTTAGTTCCTTACATCCGACGTTTtgtgatcaatttttttttttataatttggcTTTAAAGTCCATGACTTGAAAATTTCTCGCTCAAACATAGCCTTATGTCGGAAAATGAGCAGTGTAGCACAAATTAAAACGCTCTGCGCATGCTTACCAAATGAACATTTCTAAACTAATCGTTTAGCTGATACATCAACCAACGATTAGCTAATGTTTGTTGACGATCTCTGGCCGTACATACTACTCCTTTGACGTACCTTTTTCGCTTCGCATATGGCATTTACATTCTCCACAACATCAACCATAAGTTTGATTACATGGCATTCCACTTGAGCGAGAAGCTATGTTCTTTTGAAGCTTTCGTTCATGAGTCCTCCTACTTAATGTTGCATTAACATGCATGAAAATGCTTCTTTAATTAACAGTCCCATGCGTAAGTTATATTATATGTGAACGTCTCTTGACAAATCCAAACGTCTAAAAAAATAGATctaaacaaaaaattttgagTCACGCGTAATGTGCGTTTAGAGAGACCAGTGTTGTATATATAAGGAAGAACTGAAACTAAAACTTGGCGATTGGTTTTGATGGTttgaaaatacataaatcatACTTTAGGCATTCAGGTTTGTGAGTGTTTAGATGGTTGCTTGACCTCAAAGGGAGTTGGCTTGGGGATGAGGATACTCTTcggatcctctttatgaggattCTAGGAATCGTTACATCCTaactgttcatcgtacatcgtgcgatcagttttcgttaagtactatttgtgtttaattttatatttaaaattcaaaataatttatgaccgtacgatgtaccaTGAACAGTTAAGATGTGAAAATCCAATTTGAATccagatgggatccaaatccttgGCTTGGCGACCATCAAGGCTATTTTCATTCTCCAAATATTGTCCTGCCTGTTTGTCCATCACGAGAGCAGTTTGGGTTCGTTGTACAGTAACATTTTAGATATTCATTTTGTACCTATCTTATATGTCCACATGCACTTGTGCAAACATTGTcggaaagttatttattttattgtttgtgAATCTTGTTTATCTGATTAGGGTTTTTTAGGTTTTACTCTTTATAAATATACTTTGTAGTTTAGTATGAGAATTAAGTTAGTCACAATATATTTTTGCAGCTTGTGTAGCTATTTTGACAAATTAGtaaggtaaattacataaaactaccttaaTTATTGGGCCATTCACAATTTTATACcctatctttaaaacatttcaatgtcatacttatcttcgaatttgttgaaatgtcataccttccatcagtttgtctgtcaattcttccgttaaatgttgatgtggcttgaGACATGACCCACTctctattaaaaattaattaaatattaaaaactaaatatttagttaatttttgaattttttacaccCCTTCTTCCCCATCCACCCGtgtccccccaaccttccttcacCGCCAAAACCAGAACCCCACCCGCgctctcttcctccatctccacCTCCCTCCCATGGCGCTGCTCCCTTTTTCCCTGCCCTTCCTCCTACACACCCATGACCCTCACCAAATTAATCCCTGTAACCAAGCCctaaatttcaaattcttagcACTAATCATCCCCCTAGCCTGTTTTGGAGAAAGCTTCGGGCTTTACTCAAGGGTTTGTGGGTTTTGGCTAAGGGGATGGGAGGCAGCTGtgcttgggggggggggggaagcgACGACGGAATTGGCCAAAAGAGAATAGAAGAATGCGGAGAGAATTAGCGGAATCGATCACCTGCAAAAAAGAATTCtggatttttttgtttcaaaatttgtttgtttctggggagagaagagaagagaagagtgggGAAGTGGGATGAGTGGCCGGGgagggttgggggggggggatgtTGGTGCGGGTGGGATCTAGGTTTGtggtggttttggttttgggttggggGAACACAGGAGCGGGGAAGAAGTGTGATGGGGATAAGGGATGGTTctcatatttgttttataaaatattaaaatgatttatttttaattttttaacatttagttaatttttaatCTAGTTGGAATATGAAGTAAGCCCTGTCTCAAGCCATGTCAGTAAGATTGACAGAAAACCTAACAGATGTCTGATActgtaacaaattcgtaagatgaggtatgacattgaaatgttttaaagatgaggtatgaaattgtgattggcccaatagttgagatagttttgtgtaatttaccctattctCTTTCAGTTCCATTAACAATGCATTATTCATGATTTTATATTCCGTTTGTTTGTCGTCGCACACTTTGATGTTCAATTGACAATTTCTTTCTAGGGTTGGTCTCGCTTGCCCCATTGATTATTGCCCTTGTTTTGAGATATAAATACacttatttttttgggtaaattacaaaaaattacctcaactataagtcgaatgacactttcatacttcatctttttaaaatgacaatataatacctcaacttatgaatttgtgacaatgtcagacctctatcagtttttctgttaatttctctgttaagtgctgacgtggctagaGACGGGGGCCCACTCACTAATCAAactagattaaaaaataattaaatatatttttaaaaattaaatattataaaattaaaaaaattaagaataaaaaaaattaacatggcCTAGGGGTGCGGACCTCCCCTTTCCTCCACCCGTACcaaccttcttcttctcttcgacAAACCCCAAACTCTTCCCCGTCCCCCCAACCTTCCCCAACCCACCCCCATCCCCCACATCTTCCCTTCCCCTACCTCTTCCCATCCCTTTCGaacccaaaccctaaccctaattcatCATTTTCAAACAGAAAACCCTAACCTGCCCTACCcgtccccccaaccttccttcaccaccttctatctctctctctcctctctctccctggGCTACCTGTAACTTTTCCCCTATCCCTATCCCTACAACCTACAACTCTTCATGCACGCTGCTCGTTTTGAACTGCGACGATCGGAAAATCTTCGACGCGTTCGATAACGCCGAGTTGCCAATGAGTGAGTCGAACATCATCGGATTCTGGTCCCAAACGAGTGTGTACCACCCAGCCATGGACATCGTCGAATTCTGATGTGGCGGGTAACGAGCAAGTGCTTCCTCTCGAGCTCGACGAGGACGACGATGGGTTTTTGGTGGCGGAGAATCCGAGATTCGGAATTCCCAACGGCATGAGGCATAGTAGCTTCGTGAGGGAGGATAGGGAGTTCGTGGCATTGGGGAGAAAAAGTGTCGACCTTTCGTCAATTTCTGGGCCaccgaagagagagagatgagagatgagagagatgaTGGTGGATGAAGGTTGGGGGGGGACAGGTGGGAAGGGTTTCTAGGTTTTGGGGATGCTGctgtctagagagagagagagagagaagagagaaaggtgAGAGAGGAGAAAGGCgtgagaaagaggagagagagagagatagagggtGGATcccacaatttatataaaaaaataattttatttttaattttataatatttaattattaaaatatatatttaattattttttaatctagtTGGACTAAGTAGTGGAGCCCATCTTAAGACACGTcaacacttaacagaaaaactaacggaCGTCTGACATTGACATAAATTCGtaagttgaggtatgacattgtcattttaaaaagataaggtatgaaagtgtcgtgacaccaataattgaggtagttttttgtactttaccctctttttttttttatacataattGAAATGGAATGATGATTAAGTTCTTGGCACGATTTCCTTATCTTTTTCACACAAATAGTGTTTGAATATGATTGGTAAGCTATTACGATGTTACAAGGAAGAAAGTGGATCGCCAAACTAATTAGTCATTTGAAATTTGAGGTTCCATCTTCCCATTAGGATGTTACATTTGAATGTAATTTACAAAAGGATTATGACTAGTAAAAGTAAGTTCACCATTTGGATCTAAGTTGGCTTTTTCCTCGCACTAAGGACAGGTATAAAGAATGAGTTATTGGTACTCTTTCAATATACGATATATTTTACCATTCATTAATTACAGATGAATTATTTTCGTTGTACAGTTCTGTTACCATAGGAGAGCATTCCCACCGTTGGGTTTGGCTCGGGGGACAGGCTTCAAAACAAgggcccgagggccggtgggAGGGCTCTAACGTGGGCTAGCCCGATGGAAGGgggaggcccgagctccgggcccgTGGGGGATTGCCAGCCGCGAGAGCCTGAGGTGGGCGTGAAGTCaggctgacgccagggtggcgtcagcgcaatatttaattttttttgtgtcaggcgcatGCACCCCACCCACGCGTGGGGGCGCATCGCTaacacaaaaatcagaaaaaaaaagaatctgtcagttaccgttgggaagccacgtggcttcccacggtgcgttagatcttaacggtcacttaatttggaccgttcgatctcaacggtaaaaaaaaaatattaagtcagatttaatatccaccgttcgatctcagatcaacggtggatattaaaatgctttataaattaaaaaataaatgaaaaaatagttttaaaaatctgaaaagttaccgttgtgacacgtggcacaatctggagtgttggaattcaattttttttatatccaacggcagagattaattaatattataaaaatttaaaaaaaattgtaaaaaattcaaaaaaatatctgaaaaaaattgtttttacttttctataaatacattctcattatcatctaccttacacaacaatttcatattttctcaactactttcaatcacattcatttctttgtctcaaagtttgaatccattttttttcaacaaaatgaccactggtgcaggtacgaattggtcgcttattgaagatgttgcgttgtgtactagctgggttgaagttactcataatcttatcagaaatccatcaccaataattggttaataatcttatcagaaatccatcaccaataattgtattattttgtattatttaataatacttcggataatgacacgtggcgcaacgagaacaattaaaaatcttatccgatattacaattaaaatcattttgtattattttataaataaaaaaaatactaatattttattacctattgccagggctattgaagtgtaacggtggaaatgcaaattctattgccagggctatttacTATTTATTAAAGGCAGTTACtattcattaggtggattgaatagtgcattgtCAGGGAAAGGGCTAATGCTAGAGTTGCTCTAAAGCAATATCGTACTTTCAATCCCTGTGTCAAACCGTACATCAAGGCAGAGATGATGGACCCCAAAAAGTACACCCGCGAGAGTTAACTTGAATTAGGATAATTCAAGGAAAAaggattttgaattttggtgGCCAAACATTgaccaaaataataaataaaataagacccCAATCGTCGGTGATGAACTATTAAGGCTTATGCAGTGTGAGTGGAGTACTGATGGTACCGGTAATGCTCTGTTGGTATTTAAAAATGAAGGCCCACACGTGACTTTTGCCACCAAACTCATTTGAATCCCTATCACACAATTCACAACCACCGACGCTTATCCaggtttaatatatatatatatttttatcaaaagatcaattttattatattagaTAATAGATTATTATCGACGAAATTCGAATTCATACCATTTTGTAAGTGCTTAACATCTTTCTACCATTGTAGTAAAAGATTATTTGCCAGGTTAAATATATTAGGGTTAATATAATCTTAACGATgacccaaaaatatatatttttcgttaaaagtgaacaatacctgaagtgtttcgttaaaacttcaaaaaaaaagaaaaccaattaaaagagattgaaaactttgtttaatcaaaaggacaaaaatatGTTCTACGTGAATAATATCAGAAGtgactttttaaagtaaaaatgtcTTTTTCCGTTAAAAGCTGAACATTGCCcggagtgttttgttaaaatttccTAATCTTAACAATCAATTATtctattttctaaaaataaaatataatcttttccaatttttttattttgaatttaaaatgttttatgattggtatttagtaattttaattttttaagcagcatcaaaattttgataaaaagaaaaatttgttgcCGAAGTCCATAACCTGGTTATGTAGCATGAAGGTGTTATGGTCGGACAAAGCAGAGAGAAGATACACGCCCGGATCTTATTTGTAAGGATCACGGGAATCATTCAATTacattcgtttatcgtatatcatacggtcagttttcgttaggtactgtttatattcaatttcaaataaaaaaatttacaataatttctgatcgtacAATGTACAATGAATGGATGCGTTTGAAGGTCTCTGAAATCCTCATAAAGAaaatccggcgaggatcctcacTAGACAATGCTTAACAAATCTATAGCAAAAGTGTTATAAACGAGAGAAACACAGAAGAAAAAATATGGAAGTGGAAGTGTTCATATTTTGTGACAATAATGATCATTTACTAGTCACATGAGAAAATGTAGTGAGAGAAATAATAATATATCTGATACGGCTGATACATGAAAATTTACTATCACTTATGGTTGaattaaattctaattaaagaacaaagaaaTTCTTGAAATTGAACCAAGTTTGAATGCTAAGTCACtaaccattaaaatttgatccaacatcATGAGTCAATTGCTTAGGTTTGAGTTCATAAACACTAATAATTGCCTTTTGAACACCAATCCTCGTCGCGGCTCCAATGTGCTTTCCCTTCTACCTACGTTATTGCCTCTTAGTTGCTGACTCATTCTTCAAAATTAATCACTAAATCCTAAATACatgatgcttttttttttgcttttttgagtacatcaatataattttacattaaaaggAGAGAGAGTTTGATTAAGCCACACAAAGGataatctaatttggtatcgaattcgccatatatgagattcgaacttaagacctctcacttccaagtgaagagaaataccatcaTACCGTAGAACTGAGTGGCCTCAAGGGTGTAACTTTTATATATGCAGAGTTtaataaaaatactaaaaattggtgataataataataataataataatactctgataaaaataaaaaagataatgtGGAAATAGTGTTGGCAAAGGAAAATAGTCTGAAACTGGagaacttaaaaattaaaagtacgCACGTTATGGGACGTTGACTGATGAACAAAATCTGAATCTGGTTGGGAAGTGAGACCTCACCGTATAAACGCGTGGGGCAGCGCTGCACGTGAACCTTCCTCCctggtgagagagagaaagaaaaccTAAATTCCAATCTCAGACAAACGCAAAGAGGCTCAGAGccatctcctcctcctcctcctccttctcctctgcaactctctctctctctcctctctctcctttcaAGCAACACAGACAGCCACCAGCTCTCTCTTTCACACTCTGTGGAAGTTTTGACAGGGACAATGACGGCGGTATCCGCTGACGTCACCAAGCTAACGAAGCGTGAGGTGCCAACACTCGCCtccctctccatctctctctctatattctTTAccatttcatcttcttcttcttcgtgaatgaatgaatgaatgtcaTGCTTTCATTCGCCGCTTTTAGGGTTTTTCAGAGGTTTgcattttctctattttctgtTAGCATTTTGCTTTTTATCCTGTTTGGGTCGACAGAAAATGGAATTCGAAAAATGCCCAACATTCCgctttcaattttcttctttttttgaatatttttaaatttaagtattCATGGAAAATGTTGTACTGGTGCTGCAACTGTACAATTGGCATGCAATGCGAATTAGCGTTTGGGTTTCTTAAGCATTTCTGATTTTCCCGGCATTTTCTCAGAGGCCAAACAGGGTGCTTCGGGAATTGGGAATTCGAGCGTGTGCAGTtgtaagattttaattttaattttttgtttttattcttgTTTAGCATGGTAAAAGTAAGTTACCCTCTTTTTGTGTTATTGTTTCTGATTCAACATTGATGAGGAAATTAATTGGATAATGaaatgagaaatgctaaagagactatTTCACCCATCTGCCACCTCACTGTTTAATCATTTTTACTCTCCATCATAACTATGATTTATACTCAACACCATAATTACAGTGAGTTAATCATTTGTCATGTGTCATTTTACTTAACTCAGgttaattttcacattaaatatatttttttcaattttgaacaaAATCAACTAGGTTAAGTGAAAGAACACGtgctagatgattaaatgtatgATGAGCATACACCATAATTTGCAGCTGTGAGCAAAAATGTTTTGCGtgccaatattataaaacattgtgtcaAAAATATGAGGTGTCAAGAGTCTCATGTTGAGAAAATCCCTTGACATTTCTCGAATTGAGAAATTCAGAGGCCTATTTTGGGTAACCTTCAATTAGTGACGATTTTCTACCCAATTAAAAACGCTTTCCCTCTCTGAATTTATGACCAAAAACCACAACTATTCAATcccatccaatccaatccctTGAGATAGCTTTTCCGTTTTGACTTCTTACTGTGAtatctcttctttttttggcatattttttcgatttttttagCACTGTATATATAACAAGCAATGCCATGCTTCTCTTGTTTGCCTATacatcttaattaattaaagagttTTCGTAGTTGAATTCTTGCTTCCTCTGCTGTTGGTCTTTTGCCACTGTCAACAGAATATTAGTGacatggatggttctttgcccACCGATGGGGCTTTCAACTACGAGAGCTTCCTCAGCAACGACATCCTAAGCACTCTCGATTTTCCCATGGAAGACATTGATGACAGTGTTGAAGATAACGATTGGGATACAAAGTTCCAAGACATAGAGCCGCCACCGAACATTGATCAGTTGCTTGGTTCAGGGATTTTCAGCTATGATGACAAAAAGAAACATACGAACCTCTCCACTCCGGTGAGTTTATTATCTTATGTTAGGGACATAAGGGTTATTATTCTGTTTGTGTTTTTGCTGTGGAACTGTCTTTGTGTTACAGTATATATGCATGACTCTGTGAAGTTGTTTCGCTTGGCACTATTGTGTTTAATACTTTTCTACTAAAGTGGCCCGGAAATTGGTTTCAAGAATTTTTCTTCCCTGCATAACTATTTAGTCTGTCTCTTGCACTGTAGCAATATTTTTGAACAAGAATTTGATTTAGTGATGCGTCATACGCAATTTTATTCTTGTTGGATGCACAAAGTATGCATAACTAGTTATGGTCGAGTGCTTGATGAATGCACCTAACCCTTTTGTTGTATTGCGAACTTTATGGTTAAGCAAAGTGTAGTGATGATGGATGTATACTTTGAAAGAGGATAGAGGTATGTATATTCCTCAGAGCTTCCATGATATGTGATTTCGTGTTAGGTAGTTGAATTTCTGTGCCTACTCTTGTTTTTCCTTAAGTGAAACTATGTCCCAGCAAATATGACATGTTCCTGAAGGTTGTAAATCATATGTTGTTTTTGTAGCCGTAAAAATCTTGTTAAACGTATATTTTTGTTTAGGTTATGAACTCTTGGACTCACTAAGTCATGGTGAAAAAGACCAAAGATTCATGGTAACATATGTTCTAAAAAGTAGCGTCGGCATTCCAATTCTCTCAGTAGTGTTTTCTTATCTAGCCTATAGATAACATTTTTGGTGCTGAAGAAAGGGTTCCATCAAACCTAGCATCAATAGAGCATATTGTTTCTTGACAACATGATATATGAGTATTAGAGtttaaattgtaaaagaatCTGAACGATATATGAAGTTGGTATGGATTTCTCAGAGAACAAATAGAATTTAACAACCAGGCTTGTTCTTGTTGACAAGATTTATAGAAGATAAACTTATTTCACTTTAGAGAAAACTGCTTATATGCTTCTGCATTTTGTCTCAAATTAATTTCAGGCTTCCATTCGAAGCGTTCATTTTGAACATCCGTCTGAGTGGTGTTGAATTTTGGATTATCCTATGAATACTCTATGTCCGGATAATGGCCTTGTGGTCCTTCATATAAATGACTGACAATGTTCATGTAGTTGATGGTGAAACAGATGATAATTAACTGACTCTAGGTATTATAGGATACCTAGTTTGTACTTTGTATTTTAAAGATGTGTGTATTTTTCTTGCGATAAGGAATTTGCGGTTTTATGCTGTTTTAGCCAACAATTGCCAACGTAGGTTCTTCGCTCATCTCgctcttttgtttttattttctttcagtATGAACAAATGTATCAACCGCAATTCCCAAGTGTTACATGTGAAACCATCCGCAGCAAAGGTAGCCTTCGCAATGATGACCATGAAAGCATTGGCTCTTGTGCTGCCCAATTTGAGCCCAAATTTGAAAAGCGCACCCGAAGCAAGCTTTCACGAAGCAGGCGTGCAAACCCTGTTATTTTCAGTACACAGTTCATCCCCAGTACCTCATCCAATTCCTCTGCCACCGAAAACTTGTACCATTGGGATGCTTGTAAATTTGACATAGAATCCTCTCGCACAGAGGATATGTTGAACACTAccaaaagaaaacagaagaaaacGGGAAAGCTCACCACGGATGAACCAGGTGAGAGCCGTGAGGCTAAAAAATGCACGCATTGTCAAGTGACGAAGACCCCTCAGTGGAGAGAAGGGCCACTAGGGCCGAAGACTCTCTGCAATGCGTGTGGAGTTAGGTACAGGTCTGGGCGTCTCTTCCCGGAGTACCGCCCGGCAGCAAGCCCTACATTCGTCGCAGCAGTGCATTCGAACTCGCACAAGAAGGTCATCGAGCTGAGAAGCAAGGGTTGCCAGGAGGCGGTTATGGGGATTTTATCGTCGGCCCAGTAGGAAATTCAGGTAGCAGTAGTTGTCTTAGTAGTAGTTGTAGGGGGTAGCAATTATTTCATTATATCTTGAAAATGAGAACAGTCTTCTTATTTGAGAGACCTTTCTTTTTGCCAATGTTTTATTGCTTTCTGTTCTAATTTATTTGATGTGTTCTTCATGTACATATGATGGAATAAGAGGTCGTTAACCCTATCGTCGAAATTGCTCGTTACCTCAATGGAGggaaaaacttgaagaaaatagGAACTAAAATACATTACCAACTGGCTCGTAATTTCCGAGTTCAAATCCTTCTTCCTCCGTCGATAAAAAAagttgcaaaaataaaaaaaataaaaaaactgggGAAGAGTTTGTTGAGGGTTATAATCAATTTATCTTCCACAGGACATTTGACATTCATAATGAGTCTTGTTCCTCTCATTAGATTGGTAAAACTTTGAAGAAAAAGgttgtgctattcacacatctcTTAATTTTCGGTTGTCAGATGTATGAATTGACagatataaattaacaataGGTATAAAGAGGAGTGTGGATAACGCTGCTAAAAAAGATTAGATGAATCATGAATGTTTCCACCAATTCGAACTCTTGTAAAGATAAAAAAACTAGTGTGTGAAAGTTAAAAAGGTCAattgtattttaaaatttgaagggaaaaagaaaatcgAAAGTCCCGCCTATAAATAAAGATTTTATA contains the following coding sequences:
- the LOC137742390 gene encoding GATA transcription factor 11-like isoform X2 gives rise to the protein MTAVSADVTKLTKRENISDMDGSLPTDGAFNYESFLSNDILSTLDFPMEDIDDSVEDNDWDTKFQDIEPPPNIDQLLGSGIFSYDDKKKHTNLSTPYEQMYQPQFPSVTCETIRSKGSLRNDDHESIGSCAAQFEPKFEKRTRSKLSRSRRANPVIFSTQFIPSTSSNSSATENLYHWDACKFDIESSRTEDMLNTTKRKQKKTGKLTTDEPGESREAKKCTHCQVTKTPQWREGPLGPKTLCNACGVRYRSGRLFPEYRPAASPTFVAAVHSNSHKKVIELRSKGCQEAVMGILSSAQ
- the LOC137742390 gene encoding GATA transcription factor 11-like isoform X1, encoding MTAVSADVTKLTKRERPNRVLRELGIRACAVNISDMDGSLPTDGAFNYESFLSNDILSTLDFPMEDIDDSVEDNDWDTKFQDIEPPPNIDQLLGSGIFSYDDKKKHTNLSTPYEQMYQPQFPSVTCETIRSKGSLRNDDHESIGSCAAQFEPKFEKRTRSKLSRSRRANPVIFSTQFIPSTSSNSSATENLYHWDACKFDIESSRTEDMLNTTKRKQKKTGKLTTDEPGESREAKKCTHCQVTKTPQWREGPLGPKTLCNACGVRYRSGRLFPEYRPAASPTFVAAVHSNSHKKVIELRSKGCQEAVMGILSSAQ